The DNA region GGAAGGTGCATTCTGTACAGGTTGCCAGTTACAAGGAGCCGGAAAAATGGAATTCAACGTGCCCGATATGTCATGCGGCGGATGTGCGAGCGCCGTAAGCAGGGCGATAACAAACCTGGACTCGGCTGCCAAAGTCGAAATTGATGTCGCAGCAAAAACGGTGAAGGTCGGGTCAGCGCTGACGCAGGGGCAGATTGCCTCTGCAATTGAGGCGGCCGGTTTCCATCCGACGGCAACCACGTCTTAAGCGCGGGGAGATGGTGGCATGCGGACTGTATTAGCAGCGCTGGTTTTCGTGTTGACGGTTCAGGCACCCGCGCGGGCGGAAAACGTCATTGTTCTGAATTCCGGCGACGCGAGCGTGAGCCTTATCGATGAGGTAAGCCAGAAAGTAGTCGACACGATTCCCGTTGGAAAGGAACCCCATCATCTGATGGCGACGCCTGACAACCAGTCCCTGATAGTGGCTAACTCGGTCGGCAACAACCTCGTCTTCCTGGACCCAAGAAGCGGTAAGGTCCAGCGATGGCTGTCCGATATTGAAGACCCGTACCAGCTCGGCTTTTCAAACGACCGAAAATGGTTTGTTACCAATGGGTTGCGGCTCGACCGCGTGGACATCTATCACTACGACGGCAAGGACTTTTCCCTCGCCAAACGGGTGCCACTTTCGGCGATGCCGAGCCACATGACTTTCACCTCCGACAGCAAAATCGTCTTCGTGACGCTGCAGGAATCTGGTGAAGTCGCGGCGATTGACCTGGCGACCCAATCCGTACTGTGGAAGATGCCGGTCGGAAGGGCTCCAGCCGGGCTCTGGCTCACTTCCGGCGACAAATATCTCCTGGTGGGCATGACGGGTGCTGACTATGTTGCCGTTGTCGACTGGCGTGTACGCAAAGTCGTAAAAACCATTCACACGGACAAAGGGGCGCACAACTTCCGGTCTCTTGCCGATGGCCAACATGTGCTCGTGACAAACCGCGTCGGTAACACCATCAGCATCCTTGACCAGAACACCTTGATGAACGTCGGAACCATCACTGGATTGCTGCCAGGACCAGACGACATGGAACTGACCCCAGACCGGCAATATCTGTGGGTCACGTTCCGCTTTACCCGCTACGTGGGCGTCATTGACATGAAGACGCTGAAACTCGTCAACACCATCAAGGTCGGGAAGTCACCCCACGGTATCTACTTCTACAATCGCGCGCCATTGTTATAGGAGCACAAATCTGGGAGGTCGCGATGGACATTCACAGCGAACTGGGTCAAGCCCTGTCGTGGCAACAACATTGAAAACAAGGAGGTGAACATGCAAGCGCGAATTTCAATCAGGTCACTAGCCGTTTGTGCCGCATTGATGCTCGGTCTCACGGCTGGCCCCGCAAGTGCCCAGCAAGGAGCGTCCATGCCAGGCATGGCCATGAGCAGTTCTTCTGACGCTGACTCATCCGGCTCAACGCCGGCATTCAAGGCTGCAGACCAGAAAATGATGCAGAAGATGCAGGCACCGGCTTATACCGGTGATGCCGACAAGGACTTCGTCGCGCATATGATTCCCCACCATCAAGGCGCTATCGACATGGCTGAGGTAGAACTCAAGTACGGTAAGGACCCTGAGATGAAAAAGCTGGCACGAAGTATCGTCAAGGCCCAGAAAGAAGAAATCGCCCTGATGCAGCGATGGCAGGCCAAACACGGCAGCAAGTAAGCAACGTGTCCAGAGGTGAGCGGCGCACTCGAATGGCGATATCCCTTTGCTACATGGCAAAGCGGATGAAATCTAAGCTGTGACGCAAGGAAATATGCATCACGGCGTTCGCTAGAAAAGTGGAAAGCGCGACGACCCACAATACAGAGGACCCTTGCCTGTCGCGGTCACGGAGATGATGGGCAACAGACAGAAACGCAATCCAGGCGATACCGAGACTGAGGCCAGCCAGGACGTCCGAAAACCAATGGACACCAAGGTATATGCGGGAAAAAGATATCAGCGCTATTAGCGAGCCGCTTGCCACGGCAATCCTAAGTTGCGTATCTCTTTGATGACCTCGGCACACGAGATAAGCGAGGAAGCCATAAACGACGATACTCAATGTGGCGTGGCTGCTGGGGAACGAAAACCTCTCAATGCCATCGTAGATTGATACCGGCCGTAGCCTCTGAACGGCGAATTTGAGCATCTTGACGAATGCCTCCGCCGTCACCACAGCCGCAATCCAATAGCCTGCGGTGCGCCATTCGCGCCGATATACCAGCACGAGAAGCACGGCCACAGACACGGGTAGCGTTACGGCGGCATCGCCAAGCTCCGAGACCGCCACCACTATGTGGTCGACAAAGGGAAAGCGAAGTCTCTGCAGTCCGTCATGAAGCACCCCGTCGACGGTGACCAGGGGGTCCTTGCTAAGGATGTCTTCCAGGATGCCCAGAAACAGCCAGATACCGCCAAGTACCAGAACGACGGCCACCATCAACCTCGCGAAGCCGGTACGGCGAAGTACAAGTCGCCACCCCGGTCGGTCGCTGTCCTCTGCTTCGGGCTCTATGTGCGAACACCGTCGCAACAACTTGCCGGATAGGCTGCTCAGCAACTCCATCGATAACCTACAAATTGGTAAAGAATTAGATAGCCAGTCGCGCTGCTAGCACCTGGCTTCCACGTCCACGCACTGGCCTGGATAACGATTCACGTCCGAACCCTGCGCAGACGCAGCGCGTTCCCGATGACAGACACTGAACTCAGCGCCATCGCCGCACTCGCGATAATCGGGCTAAGGAGAATGCCGAGCCACGGGTAGAGGACCCCTGCGGCAATGGGGATGCCGATGGCGTTATAGGCGAACGCGAAGAACAGGTTCTGGCGGATGTTCTTCATCGTCGCCACGCTCAGCGAGCGAGCCCGCGCGATGCCTCGAAGGTCGCCTTTTACGAGCACCACCCGCGCGCTGTTCATTGCGACGTCCGTGCCCGTCCCCATCGCGATGCCCACGTTCGCCTGAGCAAGCGCGGGGGCGTCGTTCACGCCGTCTCCCGCCATGGCCACGATACGCCCCGACTTTTGCAGTTCCTGGACATGCCTGTATTTGTCTTCTGGCAGAACACCCGCCTTGACGTCATCGAGGGCCAGGGACGCTGCGACCGCGCGAGCCGTGACCTCATTGTCACCCGTCAGCATCACAATCCTGACACCGGTTGCCTTCAACTGCCGCACGGCCTCCGGTGTCGTGCCTTTGACAGGGTCAGCCACGCCGATATAGCCTGCCATCTCGCCGTCAATCGCGAGATACATGACGGTCTGTCCGGCCTCGCGCAGGCGGTCCGTGTCGTGGTCCACAGACCTGCAATCAACGCTCAGGTCCGCCATCAACCGGGCGTTACCCAGGGACGCCGCGTGCCCATCAATTTTTCCTGTCACGCCCTTGCCCGGCACGGAGTCAAAGGTGTCGACGTGTGCGGTCGTGGCTCCCGCTTCTTTTGCGAATGTCGTGATTGCCTGCGCGAGCGGGTGCTCGCTTGCGCCCTCCAGGCTAGCGGCATAGCCGAGAATCCGCGATTCCTCTGCGGGATTGACCGCGACCACCGTCTGAACGCGCGGCTTTCCCTCTGTCAGCGTACCTGTCTTGTCGACGACGACGGTATCGACTTTCTCCATCAGTTCGAGAGCTTCCGCATCCTTGATGAGCACGCCCTCCTGGGCACCCCGGCCAACACCGACGATGATGGACACGGGCGTAGCAAGCCCGAGCGCGCAGGGACATGCGATGATGAGCACACTAATGGCGACGACCAGAGCGTTTGCGAGCGCGGGAGTAGGTCCTGCAACAGCCCAGACCAGGAACGCGGCGACCGCGATGCCTATGACCGACAGCACAAACCAGCCGGACACCTGGTCCGCAAGCTTCTGGATAGGAGCACGGGAACGGCCCGCGTCCGCAACCATTTGCACGATGCGCGCGAGAAGGGTGTCCGAGCCGACCTTCTCCGCGCGCATCAGGAACGTTCCAGTCTGGTTGACCGTTGCGCCCGTCACCTTGCTCCCTGCAATCTTTTCCGAAGGGATGGATTCGCCCGTAATCATCGATTCGTCGACGCTTGAGCGACCTTCTGTCACTTCACCGTCTACGGGAATCTTTGAACCGGGTTTGACGCGCAAGATGTCGCCGACGATGACAGCCTCAAGAGGGACAGTCTCCTCCGCTCCATCTGGCCCGATGCGAACCGCCGTGTGCGGGGCGAGTTTCAGCAAGTCACGAATCGCGCTTGATGTGCGTGAGCGCGCGCGAAGTTCGAGCACCTGCCCAAGCAGAACGAGGGTCACAATGACGGCAGCAGCCTCGAAATACAGGGGCAGTTCCTGTCCGTGGCGGAATGCCTGTGGCAATGCGTTCGGGAAAAACAGTGCGAACACGCTGAACACGTAGGCGGCCGCGACGCCCAGCCCGATGAGGCTGAACATGTTCAGCTGCCGGGTCGCGAATGACTTCCATCCGCGCTCAAGGAATGGCCAGCCGCTCCATAGCACGACAGGCGTGGCAAGCAACGCCTGGCCGCATTGGGACCAGGATGCTCTCATCCAGTGTGGGGCGCCGGAAAACAGCCCGTCGATTGCGGACTCGATGTTGAACGGCAGAATCATTTTGCCCATCGTCATCATCAACAGCGGAATCGAAAGGACAAGCCCCACCCAGAAGCGCCGTGTCATCGACTCCAGTTCGATATTTCGCTCCTGCGTCCCGGCCGGAAGCACCGGCTCAAGCGCCATACCGCAGATGGGGCAAGAGCCAGGGGCAGACGCGCGAATTTGCGGATGCATCGGGCACGTGTAGACAACGCCGGTATCCGGCGCAGGGATGTTCCCCTCGTCCATGGCGCCGAGTGTGCGGGCGACACCCCCGCTCGCCCGTTGCGAGTCCCCGTGAACATGCGTATGCGATGAGGCCATCGTGTGCGTCCCGACTCAGCTTAATGAACCTTGACCGTATCGTCCCCGTACAGTCGCGGAATAAAGCGCGGCGTGTGTGATGCGTACTCTCGCCAGGCGTCCCCGAAGCGCGCTTCCGACTCGCGCTCTTCCTGGATTGCGAGCCTGAAGTACATCAATACGAGTACCGGAAACATCACCAGTGTGACAAGCGTCGGCCATTGCAGCAGGAAGCCAAACATGATGACGACAAATGCAACGTACTGCGGGTGCCGGATTTTTGCGTACGCGCCCGTTGTCGCGAGCTGTCCGACGCGTTGTGCCTCGTACAGAACGTGCCACGCGGTCGACAGCAGATAGAATCCGCCGAAAATAAAGACAATGCTGAGAATGTGCGGAAGCGCGAAATGTGGGTCGCCGTGTCGGCCCGTCATCGTCCACCAGATGTGTCCGGAGTCGTGTGTGAACAGATTGGTTTGTGGAAACCGTGTCTGTAACCAGCCCGATAAAAGATAGATAGTGAGCGGGAATCCGTACATCTCCGCGAAGAGCGCGACGACGAAGGCCGAAAATCCGCCGAACGTGCGCCAGTCGCGCCCGGTCGCCGGCTTGAAGAAGCTGAAGGCGAAGATAATGAAAACCAGCGAGTTGATGACGACCAGACTCCAGAGTCCGTAGCCGCTACCGATGCTGCTCATGGTCGCCTCCGTGTTCCGATGATCCTTCTTCATTCGCTGGACTGCGATGGCCATGACCATGTCCGTGATGCATGAAAAGATGCATCAGTGGGCACGAAAGCAGCAAAAGGTACGGCAGCACGCCAAGGAAATGCGCTCTGTGCTCAGAAAAGACCAGGAACAACGCAATAGTCGCGAACACCAGCAGCGCAATCGCCGACCGTGACTTCCAGAAGGGGCGCGAGCCGTGCGTGGTCTCGTCCATGGTCACCTCCGGTTAGATATTGAATCTACTTGCCTGTAGGCGGATTCTGCGCAGACTGCCGGTCCATCATCGCCTGCATCATCATTTGCATCATGTCGAGGCGCATTTCCATCATCTCGTGCTTCTGGCCTGACATCGGCATCCCGCTTGAATCCTGCTTCATCATGTCCATCATGTGCATGCCGTTCTGCATGGACTTCATCTGCTCATCCATCAGCGCGGCGCGCTCTTCGGGCGTAGTCGCGGCCATCATCTTTTCGTGCATTGCCTGCATCTGCTTCATCTGCTGGTCAACGCCTGCGAGTTTTTTGCTCTTTGCCGACGGCGCACTTGCTGTCGCCGGGTGATGCGCTTTGTGGGCGACGGCATCAGACGCCGGTTGAGCGCCAGTCGCAGCTCCAGCTTGCAGTACGAGAAGCGACGCAGCAATTAGTGCGAGCCGTTCTGGAAAAGTCATTCGTGCCTCCGTGAACACGGTTACAGGCAGCCGCCTCTGTGCCTGCTACCTTGAATGTATCGCCGCGCAGGGTGCGCTAGTTGATTTAGCTCAACCGAACCTTTCCGCTCAGACGGCCTCGCAACAGGCCTCGGCACGGAGCACCACCAAGCGTGGCGCCCTTGCAGGACTTGATGTATGTCAAGCCACCGAAGCGGAAGCCGCCGCAAGACGAAATGACACAAACGTGCGCCGTGGGCGCGAGAGTTGGCACGTGAATCTGTCGAATCGTAGGAGTCTCCCTATGCCAGGCAGCCAGAATCTCCGATGGCGCCCGACGCTTGGTTCGGACGGCTTTTCACGGTCCTGAATGGGAGACGAAGGGAGAAACATCGGCGAGTTCGTCGTCTTCGTCGTCAAGGGGCGGGATATCCG from Paraburkholderia caribensis includes:
- a CDS encoding YVTN family beta-propeller repeat protein, with amino-acid sequence MRTVLAALVFVLTVQAPARAENVIVLNSGDASVSLIDEVSQKVVDTIPVGKEPHHLMATPDNQSLIVANSVGNNLVFLDPRSGKVQRWLSDIEDPYQLGFSNDRKWFVTNGLRLDRVDIYHYDGKDFSLAKRVPLSAMPSHMTFTSDSKIVFVTLQESGEVAAIDLATQSVLWKMPVGRAPAGLWLTSGDKYLLVGMTGADYVAVVDWRVRKVVKTIHTDKGAHNFRSLADGQHVLVTNRVGNTISILDQNTLMNVGTITGLLPGPDDMELTPDRQYLWVTFRFTRYVGVIDMKTLKLVNTIKVGKSPHGIYFYNRAPLL
- a CDS encoding DUF2933 domain-containing protein; translation: MDETTHGSRPFWKSRSAIALLVFATIALFLVFSEHRAHFLGVLPYLLLLSCPLMHLFMHHGHGHGHRSPANEEGSSEHGGDHEQHR
- a CDS encoding phosphatase PAP2 family protein; the protein is MVAVVLVLGGIWLFLGILEDILSKDPLVTVDGVLHDGLQRLRFPFVDHIVVAVSELGDAAVTLPVSVAVLLVLVYRREWRTAGYWIAAVVTAEAFVKMLKFAVQRLRPVSIYDGIERFSFPSSHATLSIVVYGFLAYLVCRGHQRDTQLRIAVASGSLIALISFSRIYLGVHWFSDVLAGLSLGIAWIAFLSVAHHLRDRDRQGSSVLWVVALSTFLANAVMHISLRHSLDFIRFAM
- a CDS encoding heavy-metal-associated domain-containing protein, with the protein product MEFNVPDMSCGGCASAVSRAITNLDSAAKVEIDVAAKTVKVGSALTQGQIASAIEAAGFHPTATTS
- the copM gene encoding CopM family metallochaperone; its protein translation is MLGLTAGPASAQQGASMPGMAMSSSSDADSSGSTPAFKAADQKMMQKMQAPAYTGDADKDFVAHMIPHHQGAIDMAEVELKYGKDPEMKKLARSIVKAQKEEIALMQRWQAKHGSK
- a CDS encoding methyltransferase family protein; protein product: MSSIGSGYGLWSLVVINSLVFIIFAFSFFKPATGRDWRTFGGFSAFVVALFAEMYGFPLTIYLLSGWLQTRFPQTNLFTHDSGHIWWTMTGRHGDPHFALPHILSIVFIFGGFYLLSTAWHVLYEAQRVGQLATTGAYAKIRHPQYVAFVVIMFGFLLQWPTLVTLVMFPVLVLMYFRLAIQEERESEARFGDAWREYASHTPRFIPRLYGDDTVKVH